A portion of the Chlamydia avium 10DC88 genome contains these proteins:
- a CDS encoding cytochrome ubiquinol oxidase subunit I has product MDALMLSRIQFGLFISFHYLFVPLSMGISMMLVVMGGLYLVTKKNIYKQMTWFWTDIFALTFVVGVVTGIMQIFSFGSNWSRFSEYTGNIFGTLLGSEGIFAFFLESGFLGVLLFGRHKVSKNMYFFATCMVALGAHMSAFWIVCANSWMQTPSGYSLVMQGGQLIPSLSSFREVVFSPSSISRFIHVVLGTWLSGIFLVISVSAFYLRKKRNEIFAHQGIKLGAILGIVVLILQLWSADVSARGVARNQPAKLAAFEGIFKTEEYTPIYLFGVVDVKNQKVFGLRIPGALSFLVHRNIKTPVTGLDQIPREEWPNVAIVFQLYHLMVMLWGVMVILACVAWCVYKNQRWAMKSWILFILSLSIFCPEICNEVGWCATEIGRQPWVVYGLLKTKDAVSPIIQKGQVIQSLALFSLVFIFLLSLFIFLLCQKIQRGPDQNGFNEVEI; this is encoded by the coding sequence ATGGATGCATTAATGTTGTCTAGAATACAATTTGGTTTATTTATTTCGTTTCACTACCTATTTGTTCCTTTGAGCATGGGGATTAGTATGATGCTTGTAGTCATGGGAGGATTATACCTCGTTACGAAGAAGAATATTTATAAACAAATGACTTGGTTCTGGACAGATATATTTGCATTGACATTTGTCGTAGGTGTTGTTACAGGAATCATGCAAATTTTTTCTTTTGGTTCTAACTGGTCTAGATTTTCAGAGTATACGGGAAATATTTTTGGAACACTTCTAGGTAGTGAAGGCATTTTTGCGTTTTTCTTAGAATCAGGATTTTTAGGGGTTTTATTATTCGGGCGTCATAAAGTATCTAAAAATATGTATTTTTTTGCTACGTGTATGGTAGCTTTGGGTGCTCATATGAGTGCCTTTTGGATCGTGTGTGCGAATTCATGGATGCAAACGCCATCAGGTTATTCTTTAGTCATGCAGGGTGGTCAGCTTATTCCTAGTTTATCTTCTTTTCGGGAAGTTGTTTTCTCTCCTTCTAGTATATCGCGCTTTATTCATGTTGTCTTGGGAACGTGGTTATCTGGGATTTTTCTTGTCATTAGTGTGAGTGCATTTTATTTACGTAAGAAGCGTAACGAAATATTTGCTCATCAGGGGATAAAATTAGGAGCTATTTTAGGAATAGTAGTATTGATTTTACAACTTTGGTCCGCAGATGTTTCTGCTCGTGGAGTAGCTAGAAATCAACCCGCGAAATTAGCTGCTTTTGAAGGAATATTCAAAACAGAAGAATATACTCCTATCTATTTGTTTGGGGTTGTAGATGTTAAGAATCAGAAGGTATTTGGTTTACGTATTCCAGGTGCTTTATCATTCTTGGTTCATAGAAATATCAAGACTCCTGTTACTGGTTTAGACCAGATTCCTAGAGAAGAATGGCCTAATGTTGCTATTGTTTTTCAGTTATATCATCTTATGGTAATGCTATGGGGAGTCATGGTGATTTTAGCATGTGTTGCTTGGTGTGTTTATAAAAATCAACGTTGGGCTATGAAATCTTGGATTTTATTCATACTTTCTCTTTCTATTTTCTGCCCCGAAATATGCAATGAAGTGGGTTGGTGTGCTACTGAAATAGGAAGACAACCTTGGGTTGTTTATGGTTTATTAAAAACAAAAGATGCTGTTTCTCCTATTATCCAGAAAGGACAAGTTATTCAATCTTTAGCTTTATTTAGCCTAGTATTCATTTTCCTATTGTCTCTATTTATTTTTCTTTTATGTCAAAAGATACAACGGGGACCAGATCAAAATGGTTTTAATGAGGTGGAAATATAA
- the cydB gene encoding cytochrome d ubiquinol oxidase subunit II, whose product MEFSWSLILPIAWYAILTVAVFAYSLGDGFDLGMSTIYFISRNDEERRYLLNSIGPVWDGNEVWLIIIFGGLFAGFPSAYAMLLSIFYMPVWILVMLYIFRGCSLEFRSKTESEKWRGFWDILFCGSGLLISFFLGVFVGNMILGLPLASTTPYASLSWILFSRPYALLCGLLVTSAFAIHAITFALMKVSGDLQNRVVKRFPYFLSAFLVVYLLLGIASILMIPQTREFSFSIGNFPGVPTYPLLILFMSMTLGGCCAIKTCITKQRYGCAFLYSSFNLLILILSVVAILFPNLLFSTVDPENSYTIYNAAASTKTLQTLLIIMLIGLPLIISYSVYIYRVFRGKTDFPSVY is encoded by the coding sequence ATGGAATTTTCTTGGTCTTTAATTTTACCTATTGCTTGGTATGCCATACTTACAGTAGCAGTGTTTGCTTATTCTTTAGGTGATGGTTTTGATTTAGGAATGAGCACAATTTATTTTATTTCTCGTAATGATGAAGAGAGACGGTATCTATTGAACTCTATAGGTCCTGTTTGGGACGGTAATGAAGTATGGCTTATCATTATTTTTGGGGGGCTTTTTGCTGGTTTTCCCTCAGCATATGCTATGTTATTATCAATCTTTTACATGCCTGTATGGATTCTAGTAATGTTATATATTTTCCGAGGATGTTCTTTAGAATTCCGTAGCAAAACAGAGTCTGAAAAGTGGAGAGGTTTTTGGGATATTCTATTTTGTGGTTCAGGGTTATTGATTAGTTTTTTCCTAGGAGTATTTGTAGGTAACATGATTTTAGGTTTACCCTTAGCTTCAACTACTCCTTATGCTTCTTTATCCTGGATTCTTTTTTCCCGTCCTTATGCTTTATTATGTGGTTTGCTTGTTACTAGTGCGTTTGCTATTCATGCAATTACTTTCGCATTAATGAAGGTTTCTGGAGATCTACAAAATCGTGTGGTTAAACGTTTTCCTTATTTTTTATCAGCTTTTCTTGTTGTATACTTATTGTTAGGTATCGCATCTATTTTAATGATTCCTCAAACGAGGGAATTTTCTTTCTCCATAGGTAATTTCCCAGGAGTTCCTACGTATCCTTTATTAATTCTTTTCATGTCGATGACCCTAGGTGGTTGTTGTGCAATCAAGACGTGTATAACTAAGCAACGTTATGGATGTGCTTTTCTTTATTCCTCATTCAACTTGCTGATATTGATTCTATCTGTGGTAGCAATTCTTTTCCCCAATCTTTTATTTTCAACTGTAGACCCAGAGAATAGTTATACTATTTATAATGCTGCAGCTAGTACAAAGACTTTACAGACATTGCTCATTATTATGCTTATCGGTTTACCTTTGATTATTAGTTATAGTGTTTATATTTATCGTGTTTTTCGAGGTAAAACAGATTTTCCTTCAGTGTATTAA
- the cdaA gene encoding diadenylate cyclase CdaA — protein MPIDITYYTTPLLEIILIWAILNYLLKFLWGTRAMDVVFGLLAFLFLFVLADKLHFPIIRRLMLHVVNIAAIVVFIIFQPEIRLALSRVRFHGRRFAIDLQDQFIDHLTSCIYQLSERQIGALVVLENKNSFDEFLSFSSVKINANFSEELLETIFEPSSPLHDGAVILRGETIAYARVVLPLAHDTTQLSRSMGTRHRAALGASQRTDALIIIVSEENGYVSLSRDGILTRGVKMDRFKAVLRSILSLKEHKQKPFSSWIWKK, from the coding sequence ATGCCCATAGATATCACTTACTATACAACGCCCTTACTAGAAATCATTCTCATTTGGGCGATTCTAAATTATCTTCTGAAGTTCTTGTGGGGAACACGTGCCATGGACGTTGTCTTTGGCTTACTAGCTTTTCTTTTCCTATTCGTTTTAGCAGATAAACTTCACTTTCCTATTATTAGACGTTTAATGCTGCATGTTGTCAATATAGCCGCTATTGTAGTTTTTATTATTTTCCAACCAGAAATACGTCTGGCTTTATCTCGTGTTCGCTTTCATGGAAGGAGGTTCGCTATTGATTTACAAGATCAATTTATTGATCATCTAACATCCTGTATTTATCAGCTATCTGAAAGACAAATTGGAGCACTTGTTGTTCTTGAAAATAAGAATTCCTTCGATGAATTTCTCAGCTTTTCCTCAGTAAAAATCAATGCCAATTTTTCAGAAGAGCTCTTGGAAACTATTTTTGAACCTTCCTCCCCTCTGCATGATGGTGCTGTTATCCTCCGAGGAGAAACTATCGCCTATGCTCGTGTTGTTCTACCTTTAGCACACGATACTACACAATTATCCCGTTCCATGGGAACACGTCATCGAGCTGCTTTAGGTGCTAGTCAACGTACAGATGCATTAATCATTATTGTATCTGAAGAAAATGGATACGTCTCACTATCTCGAGATGGAATTTTAACTCGTGGGGTCAAAATGGATAGGTTCAAAGCTGTACTCAGAAGCATCCTCTCACTTAAAGAACACAAACAAAAACCCTTTAGCTCGTGGATATGGAAAAAATGA